The following proteins are encoded in a genomic region of Chloroflexota bacterium:
- a CDS encoding DUF2442 domain-containing protein, with the protein MNTLVIERQARAQTVKVTAEELIVELDDGRTISVPLAWFPRLLHGRPEERANWRLIGDGEGIHWPDLDEDIEVQHLLAGIPSQESQRSLQKWLKRRGLGRESGEAEEDSA; encoded by the coding sequence ATGAATACTTTGGTGATTGAGCGGCAGGCGCGAGCGCAAACGGTGAAGGTAACTGCAGAGGAACTCATCGTGGAGTTGGATGACGGCCGCACGATTAGTGTGCCTTTGGCCTGGTTCCCCCGACTTCTCCATGGAAGGCCGGAGGAGCGAGCGAATTGGCGGTTGATTGGGGATGGGGAAGGCATTCATTGGCCGGATCTGGATGAAGATATTGAAGTGCAGCATTTGCTGGCCGGGATTCCGTCACAAGAAAGCCAACGCTCGCTGCAGAAATGGCTGAAGAGGCGTGGGCTGGGACGAGAATCAGGCGAGGCAGAGGAGGACTCTGCTTGA
- a CDS encoding DUF4160 domain-containing protein, which produces MPTIKQVGPYRFFFYAGDRSEPPHIHVEREQKVAKFWLNPVRLQSSGRFRPHEIRRIQQLVEEHEQEFLEAWHEYFGD; this is translated from the coding sequence ATGCCCACTATCAAACAGGTAGGACCATATCGGTTTTTCTTTTACGCCGGTGACCGTTCCGAGCCACCCCATATTCATGTCGAACGGGAACAGAAAGTGGCCAAATTCTGGCTCAATCCAGTACGTTTGCAGTCCAGTGGTCGGTTCCGACCCCATGAGATACGGCGAATTCAACAGCTCGTCGAAGAGCATGAGCAGGAGTTTCTGGAGGCATGGCATGAATACTTTGGTGATTGA